In a genomic window of Spirosoma agri:
- a CDS encoding SDR family NAD(P)-dependent oxidoreductase: MGIKTALITGANSGLGLATAKALAQRSFDLILVCRNQQKGREAQADIQKANPAVQVDLLLADLADAESVRWVAEKIKTDYQRLDVLINNAGYTPATIEFTADGIEKSFYGNHIGHFILTYHLLDLLKKTASETGDVRIISLSSAAHAFGRKARFFRRIETMSAWSAYGDDKLANLLFAKAAAKQLAGTGITSYAVHPGAVRTNFGGDTPGFIGQMLRVAGPFMRTPEKGAQTSVFLASAPLKSIGERNNGGYFADSRPKSPSNRDATDANADWLWNCSLAYV; the protein is encoded by the coding sequence ATGGGAATCAAAACTGCCCTTATAACGGGCGCCAATTCGGGCCTGGGATTAGCTACGGCCAAAGCACTGGCGCAACGCTCGTTCGATCTTATTCTGGTTTGCCGCAATCAACAGAAAGGTCGCGAGGCCCAGGCCGACATACAAAAAGCAAACCCAGCGGTTCAGGTTGATCTATTGCTGGCTGATTTAGCGGATGCGGAGTCCGTTCGTTGGGTGGCCGAGAAAATAAAGACCGATTATCAACGGCTCGATGTGCTGATCAATAATGCCGGTTATACACCCGCTACCATTGAATTTACCGCAGACGGTATCGAGAAATCGTTCTATGGCAATCACATCGGGCATTTTATCCTGACGTACCATCTGCTGGATCTGCTCAAAAAAACGGCGTCCGAAACGGGCGATGTACGCATCATCAGTTTATCGTCAGCGGCTCATGCGTTCGGTCGGAAAGCCCGTTTTTTCCGGCGTATCGAAACCATGTCGGCGTGGTCTGCCTATGGCGACGATAAGCTGGCGAATCTGCTGTTCGCAAAAGCAGCGGCCAAGCAACTCGCCGGAACGGGGATTACGTCGTATGCCGTACATCCCGGTGCTGTCCGAACAAATTTTGGGGGTGATACGCCGGGCTTCATAGGGCAGATGCTCCGCGTGGCCGGGCCGTTCATGCGTACGCCCGAAAAAGGAGCGCAAACGTCTGTATTTTTGGCATCGGCTCCCCTTAAATCAATCGGTGAACGCAACAATGGGGGTTATTTTGCCGATAGTCGTCCGAAATCACCATCCAATCGTGATGCAACTGATGCGAATGCCGACTGGTTATGGAACTGTAGTTTAGCCTACGTGTAA